The Trichosurus vulpecula isolate mTriVul1 chromosome 9, mTriVul1.pri, whole genome shotgun sequence region aggcaagtcacagttttctgggcttcagtttctcactctcaaaaaatgaatgggttgaactAGGTGTAtcactaggtgacctctaaggcaCTCTAGCTCTCAAACTCTAGGAATCTGTGAAGCAGCCTGTGCCATGAGATTAAGGGAAGTGACTACAGCTGGATGGCAAACTGCTCAACAGCCCTATTTTGCACCTTGACTTATATTCCCCATTCCACTGAATCACAAAATTCCTGAATTGGAAGTGTTACaggaatttttttgtttccttttattatttgggACTCAGGGCTATTCCTCCCGCAATTTTTGGTTACTTAAAAGTCTGTTTTAATTTCAACTTCACCTAAACAAAAGCTGTCCCCTGGCATGTAAAAATGTTACTTAATCCTTAAGTATTCTCTAGATGAGAAGCCAGTGGAAGAATTTCAACTGTCTCTGACTCGTTGGCAACATGTAAATTcagttcagtagttttcagtctTGTGACCCAACTTGGGTTTGTGTggggattttttggcaaagatatgcCAAAgttctttaccatttccttctccagctcattttactgaggagcaaactgaggcaaacagagttatgtgacttgccactatctgaagccagatttgaactcaggaagatgagtcttcctgcctccaggctggGCAGTCTATCCATTGTGGGACCAAGCTGTCCCCAAGATGTAAATCCTTCTTTTCAGTCAGTCTGTGAATCTTCTAAATGtctttaatctgtaacctgacttagtttaccaaCAGAGTTTGTTTCCTTAGATGAGCTTGAGATTATGGCTCTTTTTAACTGTTTGTTCAActttttatgacattgaaggacTATGGACCTATCTTGTCTTTTAACTTTTATGGCGTAAGAGGAATGTTCAAGATtgcaatatataaaaaaattatttctccatCACTCTGATATAATTTTGCCCATAAAAAGCCTTTTCAAAATCCTCATGAGAGTTCAAGTTTTCTCTGAGGCCTGACCCTATACTTGAGCATAATAAGAAAACCTAGGTTTTTGGCTCCATAATTTCTGTGTTGTGGCAAATATATATGTGAGAGCAGTGACCTACTGCATGAACTAAGAGCAGATAGTTCTTCCATAAGAGGAGgcacctcagtggtcatctaggtCAGCCCACATCTGAAAAAGAATCATCTTTTTAATCTTCTCCATAAGTTTTAACCAACCTTTGCCAAAAGACTCCTATGAAGAGGGACCTACTACCTTTGAAGCCAGTCCACTTAACTTTTGGAAAactttgttagaaagtttttcctgattaTAAGGCTAAATTTGCCTGTTATTTCAGGAACTCTCCCCCCTTCTataccttctttttctcctttagtcccagatcccaaagagattgaattaaattgagatgaaacaaaattaaaattaatacagTACACTGACTTTATACACATATGTCTAGGTTCCCCAAATAGATTTTAAACTCCTTAAAGACAGagactataaattataaatatattttttatcctttcccttcctcGAAAGCAAAAATCaaactttttttgtatcttcctGCTTCCCCGCCAAGCTCACTCACCATCTTAGTCTCTAGCCTCTAGACATTTGTCCAAATATGTAACAAAAAAGTATAGATGAATGACTTCTTTCACTTTGACCCTCTTTAACTGTGGGTAATTTTAGTAAACtagaaaaattctaaaaatgaatgagtaaaaaaaataaaataaaaactgaataaaTTCATGTGATCTTTTGTATTACAAGGAGGAAAATACAAATTCCAGACTAAGGGAGGGTCAGGTATAATAACAAGCACAAAAGACAACTATGAATATAAATGTCTCTTCTCCACCCACATTAGCCTTCAacttccccctcacctccacccaGCACCACCACCAGGAAGAAATTGTTGATTCAGAACAGAGAACTAGCAGTTTACCTAGACAGCCAGATTGTGACAGGTAAGGCTCCAGTATCTCTCACCTCATTACCCAACACCTTTCCTCCCTTGGGGCTTTGAGCAGGTGATACACAAAATGGGtcttttcacaaaataaaattatagggtTAAtaaagagtcagtcagtcaacacgTATGTAGTAAGTACTTACAATTTTCTAGGCATAGGGGTAAGTGATGTGGATACAACTCAGAGTGAAAACATTCCCTGCCTACGAGGAATtcatattttaatgggggaggcaaccTGAGTATAACTAGATACATAACAAGAAATGTTCAGCATAGATTTAAGATAATCTTccttagggcaactaggtggcacagtggagacaaTGCTGGATCTCTAGGCAGATAaacttgagtccaaatctagccttagatacttagtagctgtgtgaatctAGACAAGTTCTtccatttccttacctgtaaaatgggtgtaaaaGTAGGACCTATCTCCCTGGATTGCCACAGAATAAAATGATACACCgttggtaaagcactttgaaaaccttgaaaCACTATACAAATGCAAGCTGTTGTTatttgagaagagaaagcagggtgggaccaggaaaggcctgcATTAGAAGGAAGAACTTAAACCAGGTGTCCAAGGAagacaagaaaacaaagagaggaCAGCATATTCTAGGCAAAAGCaggggtgggagatggaatttgaggaatggcaaggaggccagtatagGTAAAGCATAGAGTtctgagaagactggaaagctggAAGAAGCtagaaagctttaaatgccaaatagaggaatttaCATTTGATTCTGGTGGTAATAGGAAACCCCTGGAGTTcagtgaagggggaggggcaaggtCAAACacacactttagaaaaattaccttGGCTCCAGGGGAGAGATAAAGCAAAGCAACCAATTGGAAAGCTATTAAAATAGCCcaggaaagaactgatgaagacCTGATCAAGGTTCATGGCTACatgaggagagagaagtggaACTATGTGAGAGGTAGGCAGAAAGGACAAGACttgacaatagattggatataCAAGGTAAGAGTGAAGCACtgaagatgacactgaggttgggAGTCTAGGTGACTAGGAAGAGGGTGAAGTCCTCAATAGTAATTGAAAATTTAGGAAGGAGAAAGTGTTTCTGGGCAAAGATAAGAAGTTCtgtttttgaaatattaaatttcaaaTATCAatcaatttgagatgtccaagaggcagttggtaACGATTATAGCTCAAGAGAGAAACTACAGGTGGATATATAGATGTGGTAAACATCTGTCGAGAGATCCTAACTAGACCCAGGAATCCAAATGAGAATGCCAAGTGAGACAGTTTGGAgctaaaagagaagaggaaatgggacAGTTTTGGAGAATACCCACATGACATGGAGGAAAAAGTAGCCAATAACACTGAAAAGGAATGATCAGAAACCTAggagagaaacaggagaaagCAGGGTCATGGAAAAAGGAGCTTCCGGGATGAGGCGATGACGGCGATGATGCCGAGAATAAGCCGTTACTGCTGTTGTTATAGCTGACATTAACAGGAAACACTAGGCACCGGGCGCCATACTAAGTATTTACAATTGTCGCCTCATCTGGTCCCCCCAACAACTCTGGGGGGTaggagctgttattatcctcattttatagacaaggaaacagaggcaaataacCAAAGTCcagcaataacaaaaatgatCTTGCTCTTCAAAGTAGCAACGGTAATATTGACTTGATTATCAATCACTATGAAAAAGGGGAAGGCAGAGGCAGCTATGTGGACCTGAGTttaatttagcctcagacacttactacctgtgtgaccctgggcaagtcacttaacctattttcttcaatttcctcatgtgtaaaatggaggtaatgatagcatctacctctcaggtttGCTATGatgaaatatttgtgaagcgCTCTGCAAACCTTAGGAAATTACATAAATGCTGGCTCTTCTATGATCGTTACATGTGGCAGTGGGAATAGTCAGCCCCTATTCCTGCCTGATAGCAAAGGCAGGAAACAGTCAGGTGGGGCTGGCTATAGAAGGGTCAGGCACCTTTGTAGTAGCACTCAGTTAACAAGcactattaagtacttactatgtgtcaggtaccatgctaggtgctagggatacaaatgtaaaaaaattaaacaccaTCAGCCAGGTTAGCTTTGTCCCATAACTCACTCCTGGGTTCGCTTCCTCTCCAGCTCCCCCAACTTCATTACCTTGAGTTGCTCTCCTTGATTTGACTCCTAGGCCACGGTACCTTCCCCCATGATAAGCTCATCACCCAAAATCTTATCATTATGGAGATTCCTTTTATAGAGCTAACATCTTTTATTATCACTGCTTGATTTCAACTCAGTGAAAATCATGTCCCCTTGCTGGGTACCATCTagtgtcctcctcctctcttcctcccccttctacctctttatctctttctctcctccacatTTTTCAGCTTCGTTtagtgtgttgtcttcccccactagattataaactctttgagggtagagactgtctttattttccttctttgtatctccatcaccCAGTGCCAGGAActaggtaggcacttaataaatgtttattgactattgaatAGATTACAAGCCCCAGAGAAAAAGGATCTGGGATGGGCCTTTATCTCTGGATTGTTGACCCATGTGGGATGGCAGGACAAGGGTGGAGTAGGGGGGACAGGGTTTCCCAGATCCTGTATGTACTTTTGCATCTTATTTTTTATCCTATGCCCTGGCTCATAGTTTGTTTTTTggcttggacctgtgatttcatttggtttAGGGAACTTTCTATGTGGAAAGGACTTCCCTCTTAGAAACTAGGAAGCATGTCGTTAGGGGATTCTAATATGGAGAGTCACATTCTCTTTGGGGCTATCTTGATCAACCAAAAAGTGTATGATCAACCAGCTGGAGAATGGACGATTCCTAAGAAGTTGTGGCTAGTTCCCAGTTACACAGGCTatgtatgtcagaggcaagacttgaacccaagtgttcctgATTCTGTGGCCAGTCCTCTGCTCTATCATACCCAGAGAAAAATTTCAGAGGGACTTCAAGAACCAATGAGTCTAACACATTCTGCAATATGCCTGACAAATAGGCACCTACTTTGCTTGAAGATCCCTGTCCCTCAGGGTGGGAAGAAAGAACCTTATGTTAAAGAGTAGAGGCtcaacttaggtcttctgactgcaagtCTGGTGCCCATCCTAATATGACACACAACATATTGCTTCTCTATGAATGCTAAATCAAAAATGTACAGGTCTCAACATTCAGAGTCAGGGCAAGAGAACGGGCTAGCCTGGTGGAGGGATAGATTCTGGGATCCAAGACTAGAGGATGTCAACACAAGTGGAGATGATTCGGTTCATTTACTCGGCCTGTTTTCTCCAAGTAGGAAAgacaaaataattccaaatccCAGGAAGGGGTGAAAAAAAGCACAAACTAGACTTCCAAATCCAATCGAAGTAATTAGTAAAGGcatagataacatttttttcaagtcTGAAAGTGGCACAGAGAGTGATAACTAAGGGGCCTGATGCTATTGAGTGCTAAAATCTCGATGCAAAGATGGGACTCAGACTGGAGTTGACTTTGTTGGCATTCCCCAACCCCCAAAGAGTGTAACACTGCAGATCACAGTGGTGACACTTATTAATCATTTATAAATGAACAGTCTTATTGCTAGTTCTTATTTTATATCATgttaatttctaaatatatcttTCTTGTTCCTCAGCCCATCAAGCCATCAAGTTCTATTTTAGCAAAGAACAATGATAGTGATGATAACACTAAAACAAAATCCTCATGGTAACACTTTTCACGACaacaaagaattagaagcaaagtagatgtCCGAGATGAATCCTTGTCATTCTGAGTTGTAGGCTGCCAAAGTGAAAACTCTCTTCTTAATCACCACTCCCTGATCCCTTAGAGCCATCCGTGTAAGCCCCGTCCCTTTAATGTCcctgtccttttcttctttacccTTCTCCACAGGTGCCTTTGGAACTCCAGTTCTATTGTTAACAAACTACCTTTCATATTAGACCCatgcccaccccccaccccggggTGCCCCTAGcagactgtttaatttttttatatacatAGTGTCTGCCATAATATGcaattcatcattcaactgaaactgctgtctccaaaaTTACCGatctctttttttccaaaaaggtTTTATTACAAGCTACATGACAAGTGCTAGAGACAACATGGAAGTACTAACAATGCCTAGTATTAGTGACAATAAATAACTAGTATTGTTtccatgcaaaatacatttctatattagccatgttgcaaagataaaacaagaaaaataaagtgtaaaatagtattttctatcatgagtcctttggaatcgtcCTGGAGCATTGCATTAAtgagagtagctaaatctttcacagttgcccattgttacagtattgctgttactatgtacgatgTTCTGCTTCTACTCACTTTCCGTGCATCAGTTCATCCATGTCTTCcgagtttttctgaaactatccccctcataatttcttaaagcacCATACCAACGAACTCTTGAGCATCCAatctaatggacttttctcaactctcatccttcttgacttacCTTCACATTTAATACTGTCAATTACCCTCTTCCCCTTgataattttcttctctctaggtttttgggttACTTCTCACATCTGCTTCTTGTCCTACcagtctgaccattccttctcagcctcCCTTGCAGGATCTTCATCAATATCATGACAAAATCACGAGTATTCCTTCAAGGCTCTCCTGGATCGCCTCTTCCATGTGCTATCTTACCTATTGATTTCATCAGCTACCacggattcaattatcatctttatgttgATGATTTTCCGCTCTAACTTTTCTTCTAACTTCCAGTCTTGCATATGTGCCTCTTGtatatcttgaattggatgtcctatagacatcttaaactcaacatgtttgaAACTAACTTTCTTCTCCCAGCCAAacattcccctcttcctaattttcctaatACCATTAAGGGAACcactattctcccagtcacccatccttgactcctctctctctttttccctctctgtctctttcttccctgcccccacccccctctcATCCAGTTTGTTGCCAAGTTTGGTCAATTCTACCTTTGCAACTTCTCTCCTCTTAAACCACCCTCTCCCTGGTGCTGGTCATCCCTTCACACCCAGACTACCGCCATAAATCGCTCTGTTGGTCTCCTTACCTCAAGCCTCATTCCATTCCAGTCCATTGTCCATTCagttgtcaaactgatcttcctaaagtgcaagtctgaccacatcaaccccctagtcaataaactccagcagttCCCTCTCACCTcaaacaaaatcctctgtttggcttttaaagcccttcataacctagcaccTTCTtaccttcccagttttcttatgccttcttgttgctgttcagtcatgtccgactctgtgtgaccctgtggaccatgggattttcttggcaaagatactggaatggtttgccatttccttctcaggtgGATTaagtcaaacagaagttaagtgacttgcctagggtcacacagccagatttaaactcaagtattgccaactctaggcccagcatttcATCTCCTGAGCCTCATTATACCTAGCTCATTATAGTTAactcttataccttactctcctccATATAGTCTGTGATCCAGGGACATGCTTCTTGTCAATCAGtagtgtctgacttcatgaccccatccatgggatcttcttggcaaagatactagagtgctttgccaattCATTTCCTAgtgcatccccattttacagttgaggaactcaggaaaatagtgacttgtccagggtcacatagccagtaagtgtctaaggcaagatttgaactcaggtctccctgattccaagcctaatgctctatccactgtaccccctagctgcTGTAGGACTTgcacctccttgctattcctcacataaAACACTCTATCTCCCtactccagacattttcactggctgtcccccatgcttggaattctctccctccccctctctgttgcttgacttctctggcttcttttgaGTCTCAGTTAAAGTCCCATCTTTCTGCAAAAAGCCTTACGTGCTACCCCTTAAggctagtgcctcccctctgagaGAATCTCTAAGTTATCCTTAATAcatcttgtttctacatagttgtttgcgtgttATCTCCCCTTTAGACTGCGAACTAGTAGAGAGTAGGGACTTCTTTTAAACAtttccttgtattcccagtgcttggcacagtgcctggaacatcctgggcactttataaatgcttgctgactgactgactcaggAAATGCTTGATGAATCTAGTTGAAATCAATCATGCAAATAAAATGGGGgctctgaaaaaggaaagaatattttcatttgggaagaggaccaatggcttTTTAGAGAATGGATGCCTAAGGTGGAGGATGAAGCCTGTTTAGAATTTCAAATATGAGACAGTAAATGGGGAATCTAATTTACTACTTTATGAGTCTTCAAAAGCCAAAGATTTTTGTATTTCCCCATTCTTCAACCCACTCTCTAACCTTATGGTGTCCTGGGACTgtgaaaactgaaagaaaattgGACCACTGCTTAATCCAGGATGGTTCCGGAGATATTCCCTAGGTCCCGGAAGTAGGGACCTTGTTATGTGAAGAGTAATTTTCACCTACTAATTCTCTATATACACTCTGGGAatttgatgaaattatagattttTCAAAATACCGAAGTAATTtataaggagggagaaaagcacatgtgggaagaggaggagaaaaaaagaaaggtaaggagacttagtgggggaaggggaaaggtgtggaggaggagagaatgaagatggaaagggagataggagaaaaggagaaggagaataggagaataataggagggagcaaaaatGCCTTCATATCCTTCCAGCCTCAAGCCACCAGCTGATCCTACCTTAATCATTCCAAAACCTCTTCCAGGGAGCAAACCAAGCCACTCATCTCAAGGTGTGAGACTGGAGAACTTCATGTAGTCTCAGTCCTTTCCATAAGAGGATCTGAGCCTGAGAGGCGCCAGCGTATAATAATCTCTTCTTTGTACAGAGATGTTTCTTTGTTATCTGCGACATTAGaccacaagctccttgagagggggaactttttttttttgcctttctttgtatccctgccacttagagtgcctagcacacagcagtcacttaataaaaacTGTTGACCTGATTCGACTCGTTTCCTGGCTCTTTCTCCAGGAATCCGAACcaaatgggagagggggaaggggagaggggggaggggagggacaatGCGCAAGACCCTGAGCCAACCTCCTAAGGTCCAACCCCTAgcgcctctcagcccaggatttAAATTTTCCCGCGGGTCACCGCCACCTCCTTTCTCTGCGGTTTCTTTGGAATCTCGGATCCTAGGTGAGCCTGGGGCAAGAAAGAAAGATTTAGGGTGAAAGTGAAAGGGAGGGAGGCtgttctgggaaaattggaatggggcgagtgtgtgtgtgtgcgcgcgtgtgtagCTGTGTCTGTGttgtggagagaaggaagggagatagtGTGTGAGTGCGACTGAAGGGAGAATCCCCGGCTGCCCAAAACCTTCcagggtgtgtgcgtgtgtgtgcgcgtgtgtgtctgtgtgtgtctgtgttctgGAGcgaaagaagagagatgagtgTGTGTGGGTGAGTGAAGGGAGAATCCCCGGCTGCCCAAAGCCTTCcagggtgtgtgcgtgtgtgtgtgtgtgtgtctgtgtctgtgttctgGAGCGAAAGAAGAGGTGAGTGTGTGTGGGTGAGTGAAGGGAGAATCCCCGGCTGCCCAAAGCCTTCcagggtgtgtgtttgtgtgtgcgtgtgtgcgcgtgtgtgtctgtgtgtgtctgtgtctgtgttctgGAGcgaaagaagagagatgagtgTGTGTGGGTGAGTGAAGGGAGAATCCCCGGCTGCCCAAAGCCTTCcagggtgtgtgtctgtgtctgtgttctgGAGCGAAAGAAGAGGTGAGTGTGTGTGGGTGAGTGAAGGGAGAATCCCCGGCTGCCCAAAGCCTTCCCGGACCTGTGGGAAGACAGAAGATGAGCTCTTCCCAAACTCCGCCTAGAAGAGGGGCAAAGCCACCATTTCCCGGTTCCTTGCCGGGGCTTGAGACCACCCCATTGCTTTCCGACCACTACAATCCTTCTCTTTGCCGGTTGGGGAGCTCGTGGTCTGGCCACTTACTTAGAGCCGGATCCCATGCTGCCCGTATCACCTCCGCCCAGGTCAGCTCATTAAGCCTCCCAGGATCCGTGGAGGAGGAAGCCTCTGCCAAAGGTGGTCAGTGTTAGCCCCCTCTGACTACCTGTTCCCGCTAAGgactccaccctccccacccctgctctggtTCGGCTTCAGCAGAGCCCCAAGATCCAAATCGGCCTGACTGGGAAAACTGGAGCAGAGGGCGCGGGGGAGCAGGGCAGATCCTGGGTTTGGGTAAAGCGGCCGGATGCAGAGAACAAGGGTTTTCGTGGATACAGGAAGACTGAGTACTCGGGGGTAGGGCCCTCCTGAGCGGTCTAAATCGGGGTCGCGGGACACCCATgccttcctcactctctcctcgcTCCTCAGGTCACGCCAGACTAATTAGGAAGATCGAAGATGAGCTGGGCCTTCCTGACGAGGTTGCTGGAGGCTGTGACCCAGCACTCCACTCTGGTGGGGAAGCTCTGGCTGTCCGTGCTGGTGGTGTTCCGCCTGGTGCTGCTGGCCGTGGGCGGGGAGGCCATTTACCGGGACGAGCTAAGTGGCTTCTCCTGCAACACAGGACAGCCAGGCTGCCAAAACGTCTGCTACGACGCCTTCGCACCCCTCTCCCACGTACGCTTCTGGGTGTTCCAGATCATCCTGGTCACTGCGCCCACCGTCTTCTACCTGGGCTATGCCGTGCACCACCTGTCCCGGCGCCAGACGGCCCAGaagcaagaggaggaagagagggagcccATGATCGAAGAGAAACCCAAGAAGTTCCCTGAGGATGGAGCCCACGATGGTCGCAGGAGGATCCGCAGGGACGGGCTCCTGGGGGCTTATGTTGGGCAGTTGCTGATTCGATCTGCCTTAGAGGTGGCCTTCCTGGTGGGCCAGTACCTGCTCTATGGCCTGGAAGTGCCTCCCTCCTACATCTGCCAGCGCAGCCCTTGCCCCCACACCGTGGACTGCTTTGTGTCTCGACCCACGGAGAAGACCATCTTCCTGCTGGTCATGTATGCAGTCAGTGGCCTCTGCCTCCTGCTCAACCTGATTGAGTTGCTGCACCTGGGCCTGGGAAGCTTGAAGAAGGGTAAAGGCggccctgccccacctccccgtTCCAAGGGTCTCCAGCTGGAACAAATGCAGAAACAGCTGCATCTGGTCCAGAGGCAAATGGACATGGCATTGCATCTGGGCACACCTGCCTATTCAAGCCAGTCTCCATCCTATGGCATATATGCACAGCAAAACCTGCACAATCAAGCCCAGAAAGAGGCTCCATTCTCTAAGACGGGTATGTTTGGGGTAAATGAAATCCCAATTTCTATTGCATTATTATCCCACCTTGTCTCCCTTGGTTCTTCCTTaataatcttaatttttttctcatttttggcCTTTTATTCCTAGCTCCACCTATTCCTTTGTCCCTGAATGGAGTTTTGCAGGCATTGGGAGTCCCAGAATCTTACTGAGAACCTATGTAACTTTCAGTAAATCACTTCACttcaggacctcagtttcctcctgtaaaTAAGAAGAATGTATTaatgatttctaaagtttcttctagctcttaatTTCATGATCTTTTTCAGGGTTAATGATGCTGATTTCTCCCTTTGCAGATCTGTGAAAACTGGATTTACTATTGTTTACAGACTTCTATCTGAACTGGATTTTGGGAAGACAAAAGAACACACGTCTGGAAGAGGAAACCTGGAAATACATCTAAAGGAAATGGTGTTTTCTCTAgtactttatattttaattagCTATTTCGTGAGTGTGATCATAGGTGGTCCTTTCTATACTTCCCCAGAACTTGAAACCAGTCACAATCCAAGGCCCACCTTTCCCTCAAACACCACCAAATAACTTAATGAGATAAATGGGCTATCTAGGATAATGGACCTGGAAATAATCCTGAGAATTGGGCCCACAATAGTCACAGAAGAATCAGCAGGGCTggactgggggggaggggttgattTGGGGCAGTTACTGGTGCTGTCTTAGAGATCTTCTGCAACTTGTCCTGTAATTGAATGTCTTTTGGTACTTGAGCCTGTAAGTTTTGTGGGCCAATAAATAGCTGTTTGTATCAAATACTGTGCCTTGCCTTTGTTTTGGGCAAGAGGGATGtgagttgaaaaaaaatcacagaattctaaCTTACCTTGGAACTCCAGAGGTTCCATGGAGCCCGCAAGGGTTTTTAGAACCCAATTCAAAGTCCATATCATTCTCAGCCTGGATTTTGAGCGATTTTGTTCTGGTTTAGGACTGAGAGCCCTTCCTTTCCATAAAAAGAACCACGGGCCCTGTATCCAAACAGACCTGAGAGAGTAGGAGGCTTTGAGATTATAAGTGCTCTAAACACCAGGCATGATGTTCCCACTTGTTCCCAGGTCATCCAGTATGCTGGTCCTACAGAGACTGAGAACTGCATACTTAGAAAGCAAATGCCAACCTCATtagaaaaatgaaggaggaaggcTCTGGTCATATTGCACAGGATAAGGCAGATGCTCCATCTAAGGAAAAGGTTAATAtaatgcttttacaaatattatcacgtttaatcctcataacaactgtgCCCGATGGgggctattatctccattttatggtcaaagaaattgaggcaaaccaaggttaagtgacttgcccagggtcacacagctagtgtctgaggtaagctttgaa contains the following coding sequences:
- the LOC118831118 gene encoding gap junction gamma-1 protein-like yields the protein MSWAFLTRLLEAVTQHSTLVGKLWLSVLVVFRLVLLAVGGEAIYRDELSGFSCNTGQPGCQNVCYDAFAPLSHVRFWVFQIILVTAPTVFYLGYAVHHLSRRQTAQKQEEEEREPMIEEKPKKFPEDGAHDGRRRIRRDGLLGAYVGQLLIRSALEVAFLVGQYLLYGLEVPPSYICQRSPCPHTVDCFVSRPTEKTIFLLVMYAVSGLCLLLNLIELLHLGLGSLKKGKGGPAPPPRSKGLQLEQMQKQLHLVQRQMDMALHLGTPAYSSQSPSYGIYAQQNLHNQAQKEAPFSKTAPPIPLSLNGVLQALGVPESY